From Heliomicrobium modesticaldum Ice1, a single genomic window includes:
- the cas1e gene encoding type I-E CRISPR-associated endonuclease Cas1e produces the protein MRDLHELPRLTDSISYLYVEHAVVEQEAKAIALWREDGKVQVPCASLSVLMLGPGTKVSHAAMRTLADCGCSVLWVGEGGLRVYGQGMGETRSSSNLLRQVSLWSNPDTRMAVVRRMYELRFREPVSPEMTLRQIRGMEGGRVRQIYARLAKEHGVVWTGRNYDRGNWNSADPVNRALSAANACLYGVCHAAIVSMGYSPAVGFIHTGKQLSFVYDVADIYKTDTTIPVAFTVAGKNDVANIEREVRLACRQQFHDKRLLERVAKDLSMLFSGINLPEVIEGYDGSDDKPGGIWDDQDGIVSGGKNYSDE, from the coding sequence ATGCGCGATCTACATGAACTTCCCAGGCTGACGGACAGCATCAGTTACCTCTATGTTGAGCATGCCGTGGTGGAGCAAGAGGCGAAAGCGATAGCCTTATGGCGGGAAGATGGAAAAGTCCAGGTTCCATGCGCGTCTTTAAGTGTGTTGATGTTGGGGCCAGGGACAAAAGTCTCCCATGCCGCCATGCGTACGCTTGCTGACTGTGGATGTAGCGTCCTTTGGGTGGGTGAGGGAGGGCTGCGGGTATATGGTCAAGGGATGGGTGAAACTCGCAGTTCATCAAATCTGCTTCGTCAAGTGTCATTATGGAGTAATCCAGATACTCGCATGGCGGTCGTTCGCAGAATGTACGAGTTAAGGTTCCGGGAACCTGTCTCGCCGGAGATGACGTTGCGGCAGATTCGCGGAATGGAAGGCGGTCGCGTCCGGCAGATATACGCCAGGTTAGCCAAGGAACATGGTGTCGTATGGACCGGCAGGAATTATGACCGGGGAAATTGGAATAGCGCCGATCCCGTCAATCGCGCGCTGTCAGCAGCTAATGCGTGCCTCTACGGTGTTTGCCATGCGGCTATCGTATCGATGGGATACTCTCCGGCGGTTGGATTTATTCACACCGGAAAGCAGTTGTCTTTCGTATACGACGTGGCGGATATATACAAAACGGACACCACAATACCGGTGGCATTCACCGTGGCCGGCAAAAACGATGTCGCAAACATCGAGAGGGAAGTTCGGTTGGCGTGTCGTCAACAATTTCATGACAAACGGTTATTGGAGCGGGTTGCCAAAGATTTATCGATGCTGTTTTCGGGGATCAATCTGCCTGAGGTGATAGAAGGGTACGATGGATCCGACGATAAGCCGGGAGGCATCTGGGACGATCAGGATGGCATCGTATCTGGCGGGAAGAACTATTCTGATGAATGA
- the cas2e gene encoding type I-E CRISPR-associated endoribonuclease Cas2e — MVVILMERVSSSARGELSRWLVEVKSGVFVGRISAVVREKLWERICVPAGGGATLIYTTNTEQGFAVKTNGKSRYRIVDLEGVFLAEAP; from the coding sequence ATGGTCGTTATTCTTATGGAACGTGTCTCCTCTTCTGCCCGAGGTGAATTATCCCGGTGGCTCGTGGAAGTCAAATCAGGCGTTTTTGTTGGTCGCATTTCTGCGGTGGTGCGAGAAAAACTCTGGGAACGCATCTGTGTTCCAGCGGGAGGTGGGGCGACACTCATTTACACAACGAATACGGAACAAGGTTTTGCGGTGAAAACCAACGGAAAGAGCCGGTATCGTATCGTAGACTTGGAAGGTGTTTTCTTGGCGGAAGCCCCGTAA
- the cas7e gene encoding type I-E CRISPR-associated protein Cas7/Cse4/CasC — protein sequence MLVEIHVLQNHAPANLNRDESGSPKDCMFGGVRRGRISSQCQKRTIRCSPLFQDSIGESRLGMRTRKLPFLVKEELMRLGLSEELAKIGARKASGLGNKDGKERDDEITAQAIFLTQEDVSVIARCLFRHLKDKTVKQAKAIKAQELQKDPELVGWRPVTVDVALFGRMTTSTAFNDVEASVQVGHAISTHRVDSEFDYFTAVDDLMGDGDSGADMIGDTEFNSCCYYKYFNVDMDELKRNLAGPDRLKKLTAEERQDLARDAAHIVKAFIESLVFCSPDGKQNSFAARQLPSAVLVEVKKRKIPVSYANAFVKPVTARGEMDLVQASVNAFLDHVKETEKCFGLTPNRRWLLLMGCESPKMTTDQVSTFPALVEELTAALQQGEE from the coding sequence ATGTTGGTAGAGATTCATGTGCTGCAGAACCATGCGCCGGCTAATCTGAACCGGGATGAGAGCGGAAGCCCGAAAGACTGTATGTTTGGCGGCGTGCGTCGGGGTCGCATCTCCAGTCAGTGCCAGAAGCGCACAATTCGCTGTTCGCCGCTGTTTCAAGACAGCATTGGTGAGAGCCGGTTGGGGATGCGCACGCGCAAACTGCCTTTTCTCGTCAAAGAAGAACTGATGCGCTTAGGCCTGAGTGAGGAACTGGCCAAAATCGGCGCTCGGAAGGCGAGCGGCTTAGGCAATAAAGACGGGAAAGAGCGGGACGATGAGATCACAGCGCAGGCGATTTTTCTTACTCAGGAAGATGTGAGCGTCATCGCACGCTGTTTGTTCCGCCATTTGAAGGACAAGACGGTAAAGCAGGCGAAAGCGATCAAAGCGCAGGAACTGCAAAAAGACCCGGAACTGGTTGGTTGGCGTCCTGTAACGGTGGATGTGGCTCTTTTCGGCAGGATGACCACCTCTACCGCCTTTAACGATGTGGAGGCATCGGTTCAGGTCGGACATGCGATCTCTACCCACCGCGTGGACAGCGAGTTTGATTACTTTACGGCTGTTGACGATTTAATGGGGGACGGTGATAGCGGCGCCGACATGATCGGAGACACCGAGTTCAATTCCTGTTGCTATTACAAGTACTTCAATGTGGATATGGATGAGTTGAAACGCAATCTGGCCGGTCCGGATCGCTTGAAAAAACTCACCGCTGAAGAACGGCAGGACCTTGCCAGGGATGCAGCGCATATCGTAAAAGCCTTTATTGAATCGCTTGTGTTTTGTTCACCTGACGGCAAACAGAATTCCTTTGCGGCGCGGCAACTGCCCTCGGCAGTACTGGTGGAAGTAAAAAAGCGAAAAATTCCTGTCAGCTACGCCAACGCTTTCGTCAAACCGGTTACGGCTCGGGGGGAAATGGATTTGGTGCAGGCCAGCGTAAACGCATTTCTTGATCATGTGAAAGAGACGGAAAAGTGCTTCGGCCTAACTCCAAACCGGAGATGGTTGTTGTTGATGGGATGCGAGTCTCCGAAAATGACAACAGATCAGGTATCCACTTTTCCTGCGTTGGTGGAAGAACTGACGGCGGCGTTGCAGCAAGGGGAGGAATGA
- a CDS encoding HD-GYP domain-containing protein, which yields MMRISVSLVEPGNVLAKPVYDGRGNVLLARGVELTGGYIRRLKDLNIQSVFIESPFDDLINYETALSDPVFTEVMKNTRHLVKLLASPRANMDLSSAQKSVEMLVDELIRNRGVLLDVSALHDYDEYTFTHCVSVCVISIIIGMSVGLSRNELALLGMGALLHDIGKTRIPVEILNKPGKLTAEEYAIMKEHTRFGYDLLRKSTTLLAAHVAFQHQEKFDGTGYPRGVKGADIHLFGRISAVADVYDALTSRRPYRQPMPGNKAYEYIWSQSGTHFDPAMVRHFCGTVAIYPNGSLVELCDGKKGLVVKQNAGWPLRPVICLLEDNRVSKIIDLMDEAQSGLVIVA from the coding sequence ATGATGCGAATATCCGTCAGCCTGGTGGAGCCGGGCAACGTGCTGGCCAAACCAGTCTATGACGGCCGAGGCAACGTCTTGTTGGCCAGGGGGGTTGAACTGACCGGAGGTTACATCCGGCGCTTGAAGGATCTGAACATCCAGTCGGTTTTTATCGAAAGCCCCTTTGACGACCTGATCAATTACGAGACGGCTCTTTCTGACCCGGTTTTCACGGAGGTCATGAAAAACACGCGCCACCTGGTGAAGCTGCTGGCGTCACCTCGGGCGAATATGGATCTGTCCAGCGCCCAAAAGAGCGTCGAGATGCTCGTCGACGAGCTGATCCGCAATCGCGGCGTCCTGCTCGATGTGAGCGCCCTCCACGATTATGACGAATACACCTTCACCCATTGCGTTTCCGTCTGTGTTATCTCGATCATCATCGGCATGAGCGTCGGTCTGAGCCGGAATGAACTGGCCCTCTTAGGGATGGGCGCGCTCCTGCATGATATCGGCAAAACCCGGATCCCTGTCGAGATCCTGAATAAGCCCGGCAAACTGACGGCTGAGGAATATGCCATCATGAAAGAACACACCCGCTTTGGCTATGACCTGCTGCGCAAAAGCACCACCCTGTTGGCGGCCCATGTGGCCTTTCAGCACCAGGAGAAATTCGACGGCACTGGCTATCCCCGCGGCGTCAAAGGCGCGGACATTCATCTCTTCGGTCGCATCTCCGCCGTAGCTGACGTTTATGACGCCCTCACGTCGCGAAGACCTTACCGCCAACCGATGCCGGGGAACAAGGCTTATGAATATATCTGGTCCCAGTCAGGCACCCACTTCGACCCTGCCATGGTGCGCCACTTTTGCGGCACTGTGGCCATTTACCCCAATGGAAGCCTCGTCGAGTTGTGTGACGGAAAAAAAGGCCTGGTGGTCAAGCAAAATGCCGGCTGGCCTCTTCGTCCCGTCATCTGTCTCCTCGAAGACAACCGTGTCTCTAAAATCATCGACCTTATGGACGAGGCCCAGTCAGGTCTGGTCATCGTGGCCTGA
- a CDS encoding basic amino acid ABC transporter substrate-binding protein, whose amino-acid sequence MNKWMRIGCTAALAAGLLVSLAGCGGNAPATTATAKKKIVVGTEATYRPFEWKDEQGEIIGFDVDLAREIGKEIGVEVEIKNTPFDNLIAELQNQSIDMIASAMTITEKRKESIGFSKPYYDSVQAIIVKEGSPIKTLADLKDKNVGVQNGTTGMGVAEKLLGERSTRIKRFETLPDALNTLRIDGLDAVIADKPVAQNYLVNNPDAKLLILEDTSLEKEQFGFAVRKGDRELQQQINDALDKLEKNGKIKELSLKYFGAK is encoded by the coding sequence ATGAACAAATGGATGCGCATCGGCTGCACTGCAGCGCTCGCCGCAGGCCTGCTCGTCAGTCTCGCTGGATGCGGCGGCAATGCCCCCGCCACGACTGCGACGGCCAAGAAGAAAATCGTCGTCGGCACAGAAGCCACCTACCGCCCCTTTGAATGGAAAGACGAACAAGGCGAAATCATCGGCTTCGACGTCGACCTGGCGAGGGAGATCGGCAAGGAGATCGGCGTCGAGGTAGAGATCAAAAATACGCCCTTCGACAACCTGATCGCCGAGCTGCAAAACCAGAGCATCGACATGATCGCCTCGGCGATGACGATCACGGAAAAGCGCAAAGAGAGCATCGGCTTCTCCAAGCCTTATTACGATTCCGTCCAGGCCATCATTGTCAAGGAAGGTTCTCCCATCAAGACCCTCGCCGATCTGAAAGATAAAAACGTGGGCGTCCAAAACGGCACGACCGGCATGGGCGTGGCTGAAAAACTGTTGGGTGAGCGCAGCACCAGGATCAAGCGCTTTGAAACCTTACCTGACGCGCTGAACACCCTGCGGATCGACGGACTTGACGCCGTCATCGCCGACAAGCCGGTGGCCCAGAACTATCTGGTCAACAACCCTGATGCAAAACTCCTCATCCTTGAAGACACCAGCCTGGAAAAGGAACAGTTCGGCTTCGCCGTCCGCAAGGGCGACAGGGAACTGCAGCAACAGATCAACGACGCCCTGGACAAGCTCGAAAAGAACGGCAAGATCAAAGAACTGTCCCTCAAGTACTTCGGCGCGAAGTAA
- the cas6e gene encoding type I-E CRISPR-associated protein Cas6/Cse3/CasE, with translation MYLSKLLLNIRHSQVRKDIARGHEMHRTLLRAFPEVQSGTESARSHYGVLYWLDTSGERDVTLLAQSRLPPTWEQLPSGYLTRPAAVKNIAPLFDSIQQGQVFRFRLRANPTLKRGGTSKEERQSGEPKRNSKRIFLVGQEAQAEWLMRQGEKYGFQTLVDHTGAPSIRIGASQSLLLGKGGKGQVIHVDYYGLLQVTDDERFRTALIEGIGPAKSYGCGMMMLLERR, from the coding sequence ATGTATCTAAGTAAGTTGTTATTGAACATCCGACACTCCCAGGTGCGAAAAGACATCGCCCGTGGGCACGAGATGCATCGGACGCTTCTTCGGGCTTTTCCTGAAGTTCAATCGGGAACAGAATCCGCCCGCAGTCATTATGGCGTTCTCTACTGGTTGGACACATCTGGAGAAAGAGACGTTACGCTCTTGGCCCAGTCACGGCTTCCGCCAACCTGGGAACAGCTTCCGTCCGGATATTTAACTCGCCCGGCAGCGGTAAAGAATATAGCACCGCTATTTGATTCCATCCAACAGGGACAAGTCTTCCGGTTTCGCCTGCGCGCAAATCCAACACTCAAACGAGGCGGCACCAGCAAAGAAGAGCGGCAAAGTGGAGAACCGAAACGTAATAGCAAACGAATATTCCTTGTCGGTCAAGAGGCACAGGCGGAATGGCTTATGCGCCAGGGAGAGAAATACGGCTTTCAAACGCTTGTAGACCATACCGGCGCCCCCAGCATCCGTATCGGAGCTTCTCAATCCCTGCTTTTAGGTAAGGGTGGAAAGGGGCAGGTTATCCATGTGGATTATTACGGCTTGTTGCAGGTGACTGATGATGAACGGTTTCGAACGGCTCTTATCGAGGGAATTGGTCCCGCGAAAAGTTATGGCTGCGGAATGATGATGTTGCTGGAACGGAGATAA
- a CDS encoding chemotaxis protein CheB, producing MEERNRDNEQALWVLAIGASAGGLRAIQEVLNRLSPDKNLAVFVVQHLSPRYPSHLTAILKRTSLMDVKEAVQDEVICGGTIYVATPNHHLVLHGNRIHLDAESEKVKFARPSIDVLFESAAEAFGSRVIGVVLSGTGSDGSNGIISIKEHGGFTIAQDSSNSHYNAMPQNAINTGAIDFVLPLNEIPKIVSQILKEPDTVRRELTLDEHMEIADMLRRRLNIDVINYRRSTFKRRVRKRMSQLHYASVQEYIEHLKQYPEELDELHDDLLINVTQFLRDEAAYESLRLNCLEPLIARAKDGDTLRVWSVGCSTGEEPYSVAFMIADMLEASQKKLELKIYATDLDEAAILEARRGLYNESKVRSLPEAYREKYMIACGDFYKVKKHIRSCVIFGVQDIVHSAPIAKVDLLICRNLLIYFDKELQKKVLTMFHYALNPGGFLFLGKSETTSVVPELFDFVDRRWKIYRARPVPTRRVPYLRPRNSWIHLSESDNRLNRRFVADSVLENLAAPVIVLNEQMKIVLINRRADELLTNDIAEADKAELEREPLLFRLLGGTMQAEMQECFQSGLVPPSRDISATWREMPRHYVLSFFLDADEDRKPVLILTFTPVIRRTAGPVLLTEREIDSMEKELSDALSLAEELQSTNEELETTNEELQAANEELETTNEELESANEELETTNEELEAANEELETINEELEVRTLELLAVSALKNSVLTSINVAVIAIDLEGRVLEWNPAATKLFDIPSYKAVNNNLFGLQVPPFFEELKPHLTRLIEGENETVSRTVIPWRNKSFNVDYVPLYNEEQQIVGLLIVAYDITEQHELQRQLQAALEKEHNLAEELAMAKADAERANHMKTRFIAELSHDLRGSLNVILGVTQLGVETTSQPAQEGKGRQEGKGLSEGEALPEREAFREEIATYFDMIRKAAENLNNLLTQVLELSSIELGKKAVENKVFSIPQLADQVSAVIAYKARRARVDYNVDNRVPPRLLVESDFSKLCQILLNLLDNAVKYSQAGGEVTFRISRDGDRLQLIIADRGIGMSPETVAHIFDPFYRAKGVSKITGSGLGMAITQQLVQTLKGEIHVESREGVGTTVTVAMPVRYLEMPAEADARGPIDMERLKASMTGRRVLIVDEDATSLLLLSRVITVLGGQPAVARGTEEAIAASTVQPPDLILTEAELPDGYAADMISAITKLMGASPPVVLVTSDIFQVNQTGHWRAYADELTAKPVALNELYACLWRVLERSGSENRMA from the coding sequence ATGGAAGAGAGAAACCGGGACAACGAACAAGCCTTGTGGGTGCTGGCCATCGGCGCCTCGGCAGGCGGGTTGCGGGCTATCCAGGAAGTCCTCAACCGGTTGAGCCCGGACAAAAACCTCGCCGTCTTCGTTGTTCAACACCTGTCCCCCCGCTACCCCTCCCACTTGACGGCTATCTTGAAGCGCACATCTCTCATGGATGTGAAAGAGGCCGTCCAGGACGAGGTCATCTGCGGCGGGACGATCTATGTGGCCACGCCTAACCACCACCTGGTCCTGCATGGAAACCGAATTCATTTGGACGCCGAATCGGAAAAGGTGAAGTTCGCTCGTCCTTCCATCGACGTGCTCTTTGAGTCTGCCGCTGAAGCCTTCGGGTCGCGGGTGATCGGCGTCGTCCTCTCGGGCACCGGTTCGGACGGCAGCAACGGCATCATCAGCATCAAGGAACATGGCGGCTTCACCATCGCCCAGGATTCATCGAACAGCCATTATAACGCCATGCCTCAGAACGCCATCAACACGGGGGCCATCGACTTCGTGCTGCCCCTCAATGAGATCCCGAAGATCGTCTCCCAGATCCTCAAGGAACCGGATACAGTGCGCCGGGAACTCACCCTGGACGAACACATGGAGATCGCCGACATGCTGCGCCGCCGACTGAACATCGATGTGATCAACTACCGGCGCTCCACCTTCAAGCGGCGCGTGCGCAAGCGCATGTCTCAACTGCACTATGCATCGGTGCAGGAGTATATCGAGCACCTCAAGCAATACCCGGAAGAACTGGACGAACTGCACGATGACCTGCTGATCAACGTGACCCAGTTTTTGCGCGACGAGGCCGCCTATGAATCGCTGCGCCTCAACTGTCTGGAGCCGCTGATCGCCCGGGCGAAGGACGGCGACACCCTGCGTGTCTGGTCAGTCGGCTGTTCGACCGGGGAAGAGCCCTACTCGGTCGCCTTCATGATCGCCGATATGCTGGAGGCGTCGCAGAAAAAGCTCGAACTGAAGATCTACGCCACCGACCTTGACGAGGCGGCCATCTTGGAGGCGCGGCGCGGCCTCTACAATGAGTCTAAAGTGCGGAGCCTGCCGGAGGCCTACCGCGAAAAGTACATGATCGCCTGCGGCGATTTTTATAAAGTGAAAAAGCACATCCGCTCCTGCGTGATTTTTGGCGTGCAGGACATCGTGCACTCGGCGCCGATCGCCAAGGTGGATCTGCTCATCTGCCGCAACCTGCTCATCTACTTTGATAAGGAACTGCAGAAAAAAGTCCTGACCATGTTCCACTACGCCTTAAACCCCGGGGGATTTCTCTTCCTGGGCAAGTCGGAGACCACCTCGGTCGTACCGGAGCTCTTCGATTTTGTCGACCGGCGCTGGAAGATCTATCGGGCTCGTCCTGTCCCTACGCGCCGTGTTCCTTATTTGCGTCCGCGCAACAGTTGGATCCACCTCTCTGAAAGCGACAACCGGCTCAACCGCCGCTTTGTGGCTGACAGCGTCTTGGAAAATCTGGCGGCGCCGGTGATCGTCCTCAACGAACAGATGAAGATCGTGCTCATCAACCGCCGGGCTGACGAACTGCTCACCAACGACATCGCCGAGGCGGATAAAGCCGAGCTGGAGCGGGAACCGCTGCTCTTTCGACTGCTCGGCGGGACGATGCAGGCGGAGATGCAGGAGTGCTTTCAAAGCGGGCTCGTCCCGCCCTCGCGGGACATCAGCGCCACGTGGCGCGAAATGCCGCGCCACTATGTGCTCTCTTTCTTCCTTGACGCCGATGAGGACCGCAAACCGGTCTTGATCCTCACCTTCACCCCCGTCATCCGCCGGACGGCAGGCCCCGTCCTCTTGACGGAGCGGGAGATCGACAGCATGGAAAAAGAGCTCTCCGACGCCCTCTCGCTGGCCGAAGAGTTGCAGTCAACCAACGAAGAGTTAGAGACGACCAACGAGGAACTGCAGGCGGCCAACGAGGAGTTGGAGACGACCAACGAAGAATTGGAATCGGCCAACGAGGAACTGGAGACGACCAACGAAGAGCTTGAGGCGGCTAACGAGGAACTGGAGACGATCAACGAGGAACTGGAGGTCCGCACGCTGGAACTGCTGGCCGTATCGGCCTTGAAAAACAGCGTGCTGACGAGCATCAACGTGGCCGTCATCGCCATCGACCTGGAAGGCCGGGTGCTCGAGTGGAACCCGGCGGCGACAAAGCTCTTCGACATCCCCAGCTACAAGGCTGTCAATAACAACCTCTTCGGCTTGCAGGTGCCGCCTTTCTTCGAAGAACTGAAACCCCACCTGACGCGGCTGATCGAAGGGGAGAACGAGACCGTCAGCCGGACCGTCATCCCTTGGCGGAACAAGTCCTTCAATGTCGATTATGTCCCTCTCTACAACGAGGAGCAGCAGATTGTGGGCCTATTGATCGTCGCCTACGATATCACCGAACAGCACGAATTGCAGCGGCAGTTGCAGGCGGCCCTGGAGAAGGAGCACAACCTCGCTGAGGAACTGGCGATGGCCAAAGCGGATGCCGAACGGGCCAATCATATGAAGACGCGCTTCATCGCCGAACTGTCTCATGACCTTCGCGGTTCATTGAACGTGATCCTCGGCGTGACCCAGCTGGGCGTGGAGACAACGAGCCAACCGGCCCAGGAGGGGAAAGGGCGTCAAGAGGGGAAAGGCCTTTCGGAGGGGGAAGCGCTCCCGGAGCGGGAGGCTTTTCGGGAGGAGATCGCCACCTACTTCGATATGATCCGCAAAGCGGCCGAAAACCTGAACAACCTGCTGACCCAGGTGCTGGAGCTCTCCTCCATCGAGTTAGGGAAAAAGGCTGTCGAGAACAAGGTCTTCTCCATCCCCCAGCTGGCCGATCAGGTGAGCGCTGTCATCGCCTACAAGGCGCGCCGCGCTCGGGTGGACTACAACGTCGACAACCGAGTGCCGCCGCGGCTCTTGGTGGAGAGCGACTTCAGCAAGCTCTGCCAGATCCTGCTCAACCTGCTCGACAACGCCGTCAAGTACTCCCAGGCCGGCGGTGAGGTGACCTTCCGCATCAGCCGGGACGGCGATCGGCTGCAGCTGATCATCGCCGATCGTGGCATCGGGATGAGCCCCGAGACGGTGGCCCATATCTTCGACCCCTTCTATCGGGCCAAAGGCGTTTCCAAGATCACCGGCTCCGGTTTGGGAATGGCCATCACGCAGCAGTTGGTCCAAACGCTCAAAGGGGAGATCCACGTCGAGTCCCGGGAAGGTGTAGGCACCACAGTCACCGTCGCAATGCCGGTTCGTTACCTGGAAATGCCGGCTGAAGCCGACGCTCGGGGCCCCATCGACATGGAACGGCTGAAAGCGAGCATGACCGGACGCCGCGTGCTGATCGTCGACGAAGACGCCACATCGTTGCTGCTCTTAAGCCGCGTCATCACCGTTCTGGGCGGCCAGCCTGCGGTGGCCCGAGGGACGGAGGAGGCCATCGCGGCGTCGACTGTCCAGCCGCCTGACCTGATTCTGACTGAAGCGGAGCTTCCCGACGGCTACGCCGCCGACATGATCAGCGCCATCACCAAGCTGATGGGGGCCAGCCCGCCGGTGGTGCTGGTGACGAGCGACATTTTCCAGGTGAACCAGACTGGTCATTGGCGGGCCTACGCGGATGAGTTGACGGCCAAACCGGTGGCGCTGAACGAATTGTATGCCTGTTTGTGGCGGGTGTTGGAGAGGTCGGGGTCGGAAAATCGGATGGCCTAG
- the cas5e gene encoding type I-E CRISPR-associated protein Cas5/CasD, which produces MGIPILALRLEGPLQSWGSRSRWDYRDSALEPTKSGIIGLLGCALGWSRNDKRLESLDAALRLTVRIDKPGTPLIDFHTVQGYLLMAEGKQKKSGNDMYTVVSRRVYLQEASFLALLTGEQGALHQCKKALNDPVWPVFLGRKSCPPARPLFDSFYEGDFRDVLEAMRSIPWSSAPAAGPIRLRYVMEDEGGREWRQDVLRINGARMYGRRRVSVGWVDLDRRRDPDVSK; this is translated from the coding sequence ATGGGGATACCCATTCTGGCACTTCGCCTGGAAGGCCCCTTGCAATCCTGGGGCAGCCGCTCCCGTTGGGATTACCGCGACAGCGCGCTAGAACCCACCAAGTCGGGAATCATCGGCTTGTTGGGCTGCGCGTTGGGCTGGTCCCGAAACGACAAGCGTCTGGAGTCACTGGATGCCGCCCTTCGGTTGACGGTTCGTATTGATAAGCCGGGAACGCCGTTAATCGACTTTCATACGGTGCAAGGATATCTCCTTATGGCCGAAGGGAAACAGAAGAAAAGCGGCAATGATATGTATACAGTTGTTTCCCGGCGCGTGTACTTGCAAGAGGCATCTTTTCTGGCGCTGTTGACGGGGGAGCAGGGTGCGCTGCACCAATGCAAAAAGGCGCTAAACGATCCCGTTTGGCCGGTTTTTCTCGGTCGGAAAAGTTGTCCCCCTGCCCGTCCGTTGTTTGACAGCTTTTACGAGGGTGATTTTAGGGATGTTCTTGAAGCAATGAGATCCATCCCTTGGTCAAGCGCGCCTGCGGCAGGTCCGATCAGACTCCGCTATGTCATGGAGGACGAGGGCGGAAGGGAATGGCGGCAAGATGTACTGCGGATCAACGGCGCCCGCATGTACGGACGGCGGCGTGTCAGCGTCGGCTGGGTTGACCTTGACCGGAGGAGGGATCCGGATGTATCTAAGTAA
- a CDS encoding glycerate kinase, with protein sequence MRIVVAPDSYKESLSALEVAEIIDRAARAVWPSAVVDLVPLADGGEGFVEAMVKGAGGRIVEREVTGPLGEPVSAHYGILKDGKSAVIEMAAASGLHLVPRDKRDPRNTTTFGTGELIAAAIDAGCHTVYIGIGGSATNDGGAGMAEALGVRLLDAEGKGIPRGGAGLARLQRIDMTGLHPAIASGEVTVVAACDVTNPLCGPTGASAVFGPQKGATPEMVELLDANLRLLATVVERDLGRQTAEKPGAGAAGGLGAGLMAFLDARLERGFSLVSEITGLEAKVAAADLVVTGEGKTDRQTAYGKVPYGVAKIAEEHGKPVIVISGGIDDHGELESAFSVLVSCTRLPVDVTTAMARAESFLSAAAKAAFRLVALGAGLNKTC encoded by the coding sequence ATGCGCATCGTTGTCGCACCGGATTCGTACAAAGAGTCCCTCTCGGCGCTGGAGGTGGCCGAGATCATCGATCGGGCAGCCCGGGCGGTCTGGCCGTCGGCGGTGGTCGATCTCGTTCCCCTGGCCGACGGCGGCGAGGGGTTCGTCGAGGCCATGGTCAAGGGGGCCGGCGGTCGTATTGTCGAGCGAGAGGTGACGGGACCCCTGGGGGAACCGGTGAGCGCCCACTACGGCATTCTCAAGGATGGAAAAAGTGCCGTCATCGAGATGGCAGCCGCCTCGGGACTGCATCTCGTCCCACGGGATAAGCGGGATCCCCGGAACACGACCACCTTCGGCACCGGCGAGTTGATCGCCGCTGCCATCGACGCCGGATGCCACACCGTCTATATCGGCATCGGCGGTTCGGCCACCAATGACGGCGGTGCCGGCATGGCCGAGGCGCTGGGCGTGAGGCTGCTCGATGCGGAAGGGAAGGGCATCCCGCGCGGTGGCGCTGGTTTGGCGCGCTTGCAGCGGATCGACATGACAGGACTTCATCCGGCCATCGCTTCCGGGGAGGTGACCGTCGTCGCCGCCTGTGATGTCACTAACCCCCTCTGCGGTCCCACCGGCGCCTCGGCCGTCTTCGGTCCCCAAAAAGGCGCCACGCCGGAGATGGTGGAACTGTTAGATGCCAATCTGCGCCTTCTGGCGACGGTTGTCGAAAGAGACCTGGGCCGTCAGACGGCCGAAAAACCGGGCGCCGGCGCCGCCGGCGGCCTGGGTGCCGGCTTGATGGCCTTTCTCGACGCCCGGCTGGAGCGCGGTTTCAGCCTGGTCAGCGAGATCACCGGGCTGGAGGCCAAGGTAGCCGCCGCTGATCTGGTGGTGACGGGAGAGGGCAAGACGGACCGGCAGACGGCCTACGGTAAGGTCCCTTACGGCGTGGCGAAGATCGCCGAGGAGCATGGCAAACCGGTCATCGTCATCTCCGGCGGCATCGACGACCATGGGGAATTGGAATCGGCCTTTTCCGTCCTCGTATCCTGCACCCGTCTTCCCGTCGACGTGACGACGGCGATGGCCCGGGCGGAGTCCTTTCTTTCCGCCGCCGCCAAGGCCGCATTCCGGCTCGTCGCCCTCGGCGCCGGGTTGAATAAAACTTGTTGA